The Saccharomycodes ludwigii strain NBRC 1722 chromosome II, whole genome shotgun sequence genome window below encodes:
- the CCA1 gene encoding tRNA adenylyltransferase (similar to Saccharomyces cerevisiae YER168C | CCA1 | tRNA CCA-pyrophosphorylase) produces MTNISSSSPQIKLNDKEKLLCNLIRKYVDYYNSTNTTVHSDNDETEDQLVARITGGWVRDKLLNKDSHDLDIALNKMSGELFASNLQQFYIKHHLAGLPPDALNNSTIAKIKKNPEKSKHLETATTTILGLDIDFVNLRNESYGDDSRIPVITCGTPREDAMRRDATLNALFYNITTEKIEDFTGKGLQDLKLGILRTPLPPLKTFLDDPLRILRLIRFSSTYRNFKLDEAIIKCLKENNDALNQALINKISKERIGIELSKIFSTVESTKIGLKLLCDNHLINSIFYHGLSPEVIQFNSTHTNLLKTLHEIYDGNKLSDNIMGNIVNETSNFQFFSNEQFFAENKSLTPTECNEILTLSVILSIFSEINIYPNPLKKPTFKINLSDWIIRENLKYSKKIYTTVEVLVSNIEIFEKTFEFLYNDNVSVPKRSDIGLELLKYKDYLPLAIKLNEILYKKGTKIGDYIESLDLMDVCQLKLLMNGKEIAKFINKKPGPWMKKINDQVLRWQLDNPKLGKDDLLVYLRDLPQSMFD; encoded by the coding sequence ATGACCAATATTTCTTCGTCTTCTCcccaaataaaattaaatgataaagaaaagCTATTATGCAAtttaataagaaaatatgtagattattataattctACCAATACCACGGTTCATAGCGATAACGATGAAACAGAAGATCAACTAGTGGCTAGAATTACCGGAGGTTGGGTCCGGGATAAATTGTTAAATAAAGATTCTCACGATTTGGATATTGCGCTTAATAAAATGAGTGGCGAATTGTTTGCATCCAATTTAcaacaattttatattaaacaTCATTTAGCTGGTTTACCCCCCGATGCTTTAAATAATTCCACCATCgcaaaaattaagaaaaatcCAGAAAAGTCAAAGCATTTAGAAACTGCCACCACAACCATTTTAGGGTTGGatattgattttgttaATCTAAGAAACGAGTCCTATGGTGACGACAGTAGAATCCCCGTTATCACCTGTGGTACTCCAAGGGAAGATGCAATGAGACGAGATGCAACACTAAATGCTTTGTTTTATAACATTACTACTGAGAAAATTGAAGATTTTACCGGGAAAGGTTTGCAAGATCTGAAATTGGGGATATTGCGAACACCGCTACCTCCTCTGAAAACTTTTCTGGACGATCCTTTGAGAATCTTAAGATTAATTAGATTCAGTAGCACCTACAGAAATTTTAAGTTGGATGAAGCCATTATTAAAtgtttaaaagaaaataatgatgCGTTAAATCAAGCTTTGATAAACAAGATCTCAAAAGAGCGCATTGGAATCGAGTTATCTAAGATTTTTTCTACTGTAGAATCTACTAAAATTGGATTAAAGTTGCTTTGTGATAACCATTTGATcaattcaatattttatcatgGTTTGTCTCCAGAAGTAATCCAATTCAATTCCACACATACTAATTTACTTAAAACGCTCCATGAAATATACGATGGTAACAAACTATCTGACAATATCATGGGAAATATTGTTAATGAAACTTcaaatttccaatttttttccaatgaACAGTTTTTTgctgaaaataaatctttgaCACCAACTGAATGCAATGAAATATTAACATTATCTGTAATACTCTCTATTTTTTCcgaaattaatatttatccaaatcccttaaaaaaaccaacttttaaaattaatttaagCGATTGGATTATAAGGGAAAATTTGAAGTATAGCAAGAAAATATACACCACGGTGGAAGTATTGGTTTCtaatattgaaatttttgaaaaaaccTTTGAGTTCCTATATAACGATAATGTATCCGTTCCTAAAAGAAGTGATATTGGCTTGGAGCTATTGAAATATAAAGATTATCTACCATTGgcaattaaattaaatgaaatCTTGTATAAAAAAGGTACTAAAATTGGAGACTATATCGAGTCTTTGGATTTAATGGATGTGTGTCAACTTAAGTTATTGATGAATGGTAAAGAAATTGCtaaatttatcaataagAAACCAGGTCCAtggatgaaaaaaattaatgatcAAGTTTTAAGATGGCAATTGGACAATCCAAAATTGGGGAAAGATGATTTACTTGTTTATTTAAGAGATTTGCCACAATCAATGTTTGATTAA